The proteins below are encoded in one region of Planctopirus limnophila DSM 3776:
- a CDS encoding glycosyltransferase family 9 protein yields the protein MPSSPQRLLLRCRLSPGDIVMMTAAVRDLHRAHPGRFLTAVDTSASSLWEHNPWVSIFNEADPDVRVIDMHYPLINSSNTAPYHFIHGYAQFLEQQLDLKIPLSVFKGDIHLSPLEKSWMSQVEETGYRGPFWILMAGGKFDFTAKWWNPEFYQQVVDHFHGRIQFVQCGESGHWHPPLRGVINLIGKTDVRQFVRLMYHADGVVCPVTFAMHLAAAVETKPGRPKNRAAVVIAGGREPSHWEAYPHHQFLHTNGALPCCDQGGCWKSRCQPVGDGDSKDQSLCLRPVKVNEKLQIAQCMHMISPQDVIRAIERYYEGGSLQPMVASVA from the coding sequence GTGCCTTCTTCGCCGCAACGATTGCTGCTCCGCTGTCGGTTAAGTCCCGGCGATATCGTCATGATGACTGCTGCGGTTCGGGATCTGCATCGGGCGCATCCCGGTCGATTCCTCACGGCGGTCGACACGAGCGCTTCCTCTCTGTGGGAGCACAATCCGTGGGTCTCGATATTTAATGAAGCGGATCCGGACGTGCGTGTCATTGATATGCACTACCCGTTGATCAACTCAAGCAATACGGCCCCATATCATTTCATTCACGGCTATGCTCAGTTCTTGGAACAACAGTTGGATCTGAAAATTCCACTGAGTGTGTTCAAAGGAGATATTCACCTCTCCCCGTTGGAAAAATCGTGGATGAGCCAGGTCGAAGAGACTGGTTATCGAGGGCCTTTCTGGATCTTGATGGCCGGTGGCAAGTTCGACTTCACTGCCAAATGGTGGAACCCTGAGTTTTATCAGCAGGTTGTGGATCACTTCCATGGTCGAATTCAGTTCGTCCAATGCGGTGAGTCCGGCCACTGGCATCCGCCGTTAAGAGGCGTCATTAATCTTATTGGAAAAACAGATGTGCGCCAGTTTGTGAGGTTAATGTACCACGCAGATGGAGTTGTCTGCCCTGTAACCTTTGCCATGCATCTTGCTGCAGCGGTTGAGACGAAACCAGGGCGCCCGAAGAATCGGGCGGCAGTCGTCATAGCAGGAGGTCGAGAGCCTTCTCATTGGGAGGCCTATCCTCACCACCAGTTTTTGCACACGAACGGTGCTCTTCCCTGCTGTGATCAGGGCGGTTGCTGGAAGAGTCGCTGTCAGCCTGTCGGCGACGGTGATTCAAAGGATCAAAGCCTGTGTCTCCGACCAGTAAAGGTTAATGAAAAACTTCAGATCGCACAGTGCATGCACATGATCTCGCCGCAGGATGTGATCCGCGCCATTGAACGCTACTACGAAGGGGGATCGCTGCAACCGATGGTTGCCAGCGTCGCCTGA
- a CDS encoding AmoP, translated as MHQRSYTNQLTTPTNVGQGFGWLVFNWPHIVDGVEEVVVIRSSTSSLWFNKATPQFVPMFGSNSRLEHDTSAHVLRLTYADGVQFEFHDFIQTTSPSGAFARMVEAGGAITEVLSYTPTGKIAEIRRTGMVGAEVLTEAFVYTYDATSGNLTSATLRRELGSGGWEDVRRATYGYYDGTTANGSLSDLELVELEEPTSTGWELTQSMYYRYYKAGDIHGFAHALKYVIEPDTFQRMVNNSVDPLTTSNSILATYADNYFEYDEQKRVTLERVNGGSRTFEFAYTNRISNGASNAWATRTVETYPDGTELIVYSNTIGQPLIRDFSDGSDHWITAYHYDTDHRVLWEASPSAVLAYDDTAADLDIELKTDEGLISTTSYYTTTGSGAAAGFVSGKALQQGTAGDPVPQLSYEYTSRTAGGATVYPVSKMTRFRNDDGTGLIESTMSYTWYDGTTQMKQRSTTLPVIPTDQNGSGVAAANQEYFDDRGRMTWSMDERGYITHTVYDLATGAVVQKIQDVNTTIVSGAPAGWTTPTGGGLNLVTDLTVDDQGRTVLALSPVHFIDIEGTATVIRTASYAVYDDVNHVVYQARGWWNPATDSYELINPVVIVLHDAGGKVLERIQATASTTTGSLAEYVAATNSGGTVPLGGFPQLSYTRWVTYEYTDCCLAAFQRIYHTIPTSGTGVSGTNYDQTTYGYDAMKRRNRTVTPGGTISFQVFDARGLVSATYIGTNDDGATEQDPTGGGVDPDNNMVVIISNQYDGGTDGGDGNLTEVTQHVDASTIRVTSYGYDWRNRQVTTDGEIDYFAKKTYDNLDQVTLQQQYDTTILGNLIAQSETKFDNQGRTYQSIQYGVDPATGTIGNNLVSNTWYDASGNVVKSLPAGSSLFGKTTFDGIGRAIANYSGYGTDATYADIFDVINNTVLEQTETTYDSTSNVISITAKQRYHDAVATQTGVLGDPQTSPKARVTHTAAWADGIGRTQASANYGTNGGSSFTRPDTVPVRSDTVLVSSQVYDEAGNLFETADPAELVTRFAYDDAGREISRIQNPTSSSVFVGPVTDCDPSVDEDVTVLTTYTPDGQVATLTAVNATTGNQVTTYAYGSTLDDSDIAASFLKVAEIYPDSTGGSDQVEFTYNRQQQVTQLTDQGGTVHQYDFDLLGRQTQDRVTAFGTDVDDTVQRIETAFDERGLVIRITSWDNATVGSGTALNEVQTMYNDFGQAIQTFQAHDGEVELLSTPSVQMGYADGSDNTIRQTSLTYPNGRELTYSFGTSGSMPDQLSRVAAIIDDDSTHLVDYEYLGQRTFVISDSPEPGIQWTLVGSSDDPDTGDIYTGLDRFGRIKDNRWHKGGMDLDRIKYGYDRASNRIWRENPVATANSAEFDEIYCYDAIQRLKTMARGTLNVGHTALTSETFGQCWQLDATGNWQGFKETDNGSTWTLEQERTASEVNEITDITNSVGSAWAEPVYSSSGNMTTIPQGNNPTNKYSATYDAWNRLVTVEEEVESAMEVISLYQYDGRSYQIAATSSNGGDAPSVCNKYYSSRWQCIETTTAQAGPDIDVEYVWGLRNIDNCILRDRDVLTVGSQRLYALQDANWNVDAITNSLSIVTERYSFTPYGFPTALSSGFSPMAHTSPWDILASGYAMNLDIGYYSIRTRIMLPQMGLWAQRDTAKYIDGNNMYSYNGPINTTDPYGLTSKPANPFIFTPPLLPTPEQIKNFIDKLGKDIKNKSKELCEIECAAWAEWDATETPLDWSEKVQPCPCNQSSLETGKERVRWVESPTDVATHPGCKTCFRSLNTLPWLALVVPGQQCCFDDGGKLLTCGTGAGTVDYKHSIDNPIGHFLRDVYPYMVCEKAGMLDKYLERRPNNQGKDSDGNPCPQNPQKC; from the coding sequence ATGCATCAGCGCAGTTACACCAACCAACTCACCACTCCGACGAATGTGGGTCAGGGGTTCGGTTGGCTGGTATTCAACTGGCCACACATTGTTGATGGTGTCGAAGAAGTTGTCGTTATCCGCTCCTCAACCAGTTCACTTTGGTTCAACAAAGCGACTCCGCAATTCGTACCCATGTTTGGCAGCAATTCTCGACTGGAGCATGACACCTCTGCTCACGTTTTGCGTCTCACTTATGCAGATGGTGTTCAGTTCGAGTTTCATGACTTCATCCAGACCACATCACCTTCCGGTGCATTCGCTCGAATGGTTGAAGCCGGAGGCGCCATTACAGAAGTGCTGTCTTACACGCCGACAGGCAAAATTGCCGAAATCCGCCGCACTGGAATGGTGGGTGCGGAAGTGCTGACTGAAGCATTCGTTTACACCTACGATGCCACATCAGGAAATTTGACAAGCGCTACGCTTCGCCGCGAACTTGGCTCTGGTGGTTGGGAAGATGTTCGTCGGGCAACGTATGGTTATTACGATGGTACGACAGCGAACGGTAGCCTGAGTGATCTGGAACTCGTCGAATTGGAGGAACCGACCAGTACTGGCTGGGAGCTTACTCAATCGATGTACTACCGCTACTACAAGGCGGGAGATATCCATGGGTTCGCTCATGCACTCAAGTATGTGATCGAACCAGACACTTTCCAGAGGATGGTCAACAACAGTGTTGATCCATTAACAACGAGCAACAGCATCCTGGCAACTTACGCTGACAATTACTTTGAATACGATGAGCAAAAGCGTGTGACCTTGGAACGCGTTAACGGAGGTTCGCGTACTTTTGAATTCGCTTACACCAACCGCATCTCGAATGGAGCCTCCAATGCATGGGCGACTCGTACTGTCGAAACTTATCCTGACGGTACGGAGTTAATAGTCTACAGCAATACAATCGGACAACCACTGATTCGAGACTTCTCGGATGGATCCGACCATTGGATCACGGCCTATCATTACGATACCGATCATCGAGTGCTATGGGAGGCATCCCCCTCAGCCGTGCTCGCTTACGACGATACAGCGGCTGACCTCGACATTGAACTCAAAACCGACGAAGGCCTCATTTCGACCACCAGCTACTACACCACCACAGGAAGCGGTGCGGCGGCAGGGTTTGTCTCTGGTAAGGCACTTCAGCAGGGTACTGCGGGAGATCCAGTTCCCCAGCTGTCCTATGAATACACCTCGCGCACTGCCGGTGGAGCCACGGTCTATCCCGTCTCGAAAATGACCCGCTTCCGCAATGACGACGGAACCGGACTCATTGAATCGACAATGTCGTACACCTGGTACGACGGCACGACTCAAATGAAGCAACGCTCAACCACTCTCCCAGTGATTCCGACCGATCAAAATGGAAGCGGTGTCGCCGCGGCAAACCAGGAGTACTTTGATGATCGCGGTCGCATGACCTGGAGCATGGACGAGCGAGGCTACATCACTCATACAGTCTACGACTTAGCCACAGGGGCGGTTGTCCAAAAGATTCAGGATGTCAACACCACAATTGTATCAGGAGCTCCCGCCGGTTGGACGACTCCGACAGGTGGCGGTTTGAACCTTGTCACCGACTTAACGGTTGATGATCAAGGTCGCACAGTTCTCGCCCTTAGCCCAGTGCATTTTATTGACATCGAAGGCACGGCGACAGTCATTCGAACAGCAAGTTATGCTGTTTATGACGACGTCAATCATGTTGTTTATCAGGCCAGAGGTTGGTGGAATCCCGCCACGGATAGCTATGAATTGATCAACCCAGTTGTCATCGTTCTCCACGATGCTGGAGGCAAGGTCCTGGAACGAATCCAGGCAACCGCCTCCACCACCACGGGCAGTCTCGCCGAATACGTCGCCGCCACGAATTCCGGTGGCACAGTCCCGTTGGGAGGGTTCCCGCAGTTGTCATACACCCGCTGGGTAACCTACGAATACACCGATTGTTGCCTCGCGGCGTTCCAACGGATCTACCACACAATTCCCACTTCAGGGACCGGCGTCAGCGGCACGAACTATGACCAGACGACCTACGGTTACGACGCGATGAAGCGGCGGAATCGGACCGTTACTCCTGGTGGCACCATTTCGTTTCAGGTCTTCGACGCCCGTGGCCTCGTCTCGGCCACCTACATCGGCACCAACGACGATGGGGCGACGGAACAGGATCCGACTGGAGGCGGTGTCGATCCCGACAACAACATGGTGGTCATCATCTCGAATCAATACGATGGCGGCACCGATGGTGGCGATGGCAATCTGACCGAGGTCACACAGCATGTTGATGCTTCCACCATACGCGTCACCAGCTATGGCTACGACTGGCGCAATCGACAGGTGACGACAGATGGCGAGATCGATTACTTCGCCAAAAAGACCTACGACAACCTCGATCAGGTCACGCTCCAGCAGCAGTATGACACTACGATCCTTGGGAACCTCATCGCCCAGAGTGAGACCAAATTCGACAACCAGGGCCGTACCTATCAGTCGATTCAATATGGCGTCGATCCGGCGACGGGAACGATTGGCAACAATCTGGTGTCCAACACATGGTACGATGCCAGCGGCAATGTTGTGAAATCGTTGCCTGCTGGTTCCTCCCTGTTCGGTAAAACGACCTTCGACGGTATTGGTCGAGCCATCGCGAACTACTCCGGCTACGGTACCGATGCGACCTACGCTGACATTTTCGATGTTATCAACAATACGGTATTGGAGCAAACCGAGACGACCTACGACTCGACTTCGAATGTCATCTCCATCACTGCCAAGCAGCGATACCACGATGCGGTTGCTACCCAGACAGGCGTCTTGGGGGATCCGCAGACCAGTCCAAAAGCACGCGTCACACATACCGCAGCATGGGCCGACGGCATTGGCCGCACTCAAGCCAGCGCCAATTACGGTACCAACGGCGGTTCCTCGTTCACACGCCCCGACACAGTTCCTGTTCGCTCCGATACTGTGCTGGTCAGCAGCCAAGTCTATGACGAAGCGGGGAATCTCTTTGAAACCGCGGACCCTGCCGAGCTGGTGACACGATTCGCCTATGATGATGCGGGACGGGAGATCTCCAGGATTCAGAACCCCACATCGAGTTCCGTGTTCGTGGGGCCCGTCACTGACTGCGATCCTTCGGTCGATGAAGATGTCACCGTCCTCACCACCTACACGCCGGATGGCCAAGTCGCGACGTTGACGGCGGTCAATGCGACCACCGGCAATCAGGTGACCACCTACGCCTACGGCAGCACATTGGACGATTCGGACATCGCTGCCAGTTTCCTCAAAGTCGCTGAGATATATCCCGACTCGACGGGTGGCAGTGATCAGGTGGAATTCACGTACAACCGCCAGCAACAGGTCACGCAGCTGACCGACCAGGGCGGGACGGTCCACCAGTACGACTTCGACCTGTTGGGCCGCCAGACTCAAGATCGCGTGACAGCCTTCGGCACCGATGTCGACGACACGGTGCAGAGGATCGAAACGGCGTTCGACGAAAGAGGTCTGGTCATCCGCATCACAAGCTGGGACAATGCGACCGTGGGCAGCGGCACCGCACTCAATGAAGTTCAGACCATGTACAATGATTTCGGGCAAGCTATCCAGACATTCCAAGCGCACGACGGGGAAGTTGAACTTCTGTCGACACCCAGCGTCCAGATGGGCTACGCCGATGGATCCGACAACACCATCCGGCAGACATCGCTGACATACCCCAACGGCCGGGAACTGACATACAGCTTCGGAACTTCCGGCAGCATGCCCGATCAACTCAGCCGGGTCGCGGCCATCATCGACGATGACAGCACCCATCTCGTCGATTACGAGTACCTGGGCCAAAGAACGTTCGTCATCAGCGATTCACCCGAACCGGGCATCCAATGGACTCTCGTTGGATCCAGCGACGATCCCGACACGGGGGACATCTACACGGGCCTCGACCGGTTCGGCCGGATCAAGGACAACCGTTGGCACAAGGGAGGAATGGATCTCGACCGGATCAAGTACGGCTACGACCGGGCCAGCAACCGCATCTGGCGGGAAAACCCGGTGGCCACGGCTAACAGTGCCGAATTCGACGAGATCTACTGCTACGACGCCATCCAGCGTCTGAAGACGATGGCTCGTGGCACGTTGAATGTCGGTCACACCGCGCTGACAAGCGAAACATTCGGCCAATGCTGGCAACTGGACGCCACCGGGAACTGGCAGGGGTTCAAGGAAACCGACAACGGCTCCACCTGGACCCTGGAGCAGGAGCGGACGGCAAGTGAAGTCAACGAGATCACGGACATCACCAACTCTGTTGGCAGTGCATGGGCGGAACCCGTCTATTCCTCCTCTGGCAACATGACGACCATTCCCCAGGGAAACAACCCAACCAACAAATACTCTGCGACCTACGACGCTTGGAACCGTTTGGTGACAGTGGAGGAAGAGGTTGAGAGCGCCATGGAAGTCATCTCTCTATACCAGTATGATGGCAGATCCTATCAAATTGCAGCCACCTCCTCAAATGGCGGAGATGCACCGTCGGTTTGCAACAAATACTACAGCAGCAGATGGCAGTGTATAGAAACGACCACGGCACAAGCAGGCCCCGATATTGACGTTGAATATGTATGGGGGTTGCGAAACATAGACAACTGCATCCTCCGTGACAGGGATGTGCTAACAGTAGGCTCTCAGCGTTTATATGCTTTGCAAGATGCCAACTGGAATGTAGATGCAATCACCAATAGCTTATCTATAGTGACGGAGCGATATTCCTTCACACCGTACGGCTTCCCGACAGCACTGTCATCAGGGTTCTCACCGATGGCCCATACCAGCCCCTGGGATATTCTAGCCTCAGGCTATGCGATGAATTTAGATATTGGATATTATTCGATTAGGACTCGCATCATGCTGCCACAGATGGGCCTGTGGGCCCAGCGCGACACTGCAAAGTATATTGACGGCAACAACATGTATTCATACAACGGCCCGATCAATACAACGGACCCATATGGATTGACATCGAAACCTGCAAATCCGTTCATTTTTACTCCACCTCTGTTACCTACACCGGAGCAGATCAAGAACTTCATTGACAAACTGGGCAAAGACATCAAAAACAAGTCAAAAGAGCTTTGTGAAATAGAGTGTGCGGCTTGGGCTGAATGGGACGCGACCGAAACGCCACTAGATTGGAGTGAGAAAGTACAGCCATGCCCTTGTAATCAGTCTTCGCTGGAGACGGGTAAGGAGCGTGTAAGGTGGGTGGAATCGCCGACGGATGTTGCAACACATCCGGGATGCAAGACATGTTTCAGGTCTCTAAACACATTACCCTGGTTAGCACTGGTTGTCCCAGGACAGCAATGCTGCTTTGACGATGGGGGAAAGCTTCTGACATGCGGAACAGGAGCGGGAACCGTCGATTACAAACATTCAATTGACAACCCGATTGGCCATTTCCTTAGGGATGTGTACCCCTATATGGTGTGTGAGAAAGCCGGGATGCTAGACAAGTATCTTGAGCGGAGGCCAAATAATCAGGGCAAAGACAGTGATGGCAACCCTTGCCCGCAAAATCCGCAGAAATGTTAG
- a CDS encoding GDP-L-fucose synthase family protein encodes MNLDLTHERVCVTGSSGFVGQHVVQILKQRGLSEKSLLLPRHKDFDLTDERDVQQMFAELRPSVVIHLAALVGGIGANRSRPGEFCYANLAMGLHLIEQARIHHVQRLVHVGTVCSYPKFCPTPFSESQLWDGYPEESNAPYGIAKKALIVLLDSYRRQYGFSSAVVLPTNLYGPHDNFNEESSHVIPALIRKMIHARSTHQNDIEIWGSGKATREFLYVADAAEGIVRAAERIDDPSPINLGSGQVLTIQDLVEVLAKACRFDGNISWNATYPDGQPQRHLDSTRATQLLDWKASTSLEYGLETTVEWYCRQVGLPQ; translated from the coding sequence ATGAATCTTGACCTAACTCATGAACGAGTTTGTGTGACAGGAAGCAGTGGATTCGTTGGCCAACATGTTGTTCAGATTCTTAAACAACGAGGATTGTCGGAAAAGTCCCTGCTTCTGCCTCGGCACAAAGATTTCGATTTGACAGACGAGCGAGATGTTCAACAGATGTTTGCTGAACTCCGACCATCGGTCGTAATCCATCTGGCTGCCCTCGTCGGCGGGATTGGAGCCAATCGCAGTCGCCCTGGTGAATTCTGTTACGCAAATCTGGCGATGGGATTGCATTTGATTGAACAGGCAAGAATACATCATGTACAACGGCTTGTGCACGTCGGAACTGTTTGTTCTTACCCTAAGTTTTGCCCAACACCATTTTCCGAATCACAGCTTTGGGATGGCTATCCAGAAGAAAGCAACGCGCCCTATGGCATTGCAAAAAAGGCCCTGATCGTACTCTTGGACAGTTATCGTCGTCAGTATGGTTTTTCCTCGGCCGTCGTTCTCCCCACGAATCTCTATGGGCCACACGACAACTTTAATGAGGAGTCATCACATGTTATTCCTGCCCTTATTCGGAAAATGATTCACGCCCGCTCCACTCACCAAAATGACATTGAGATTTGGGGCTCTGGAAAGGCCACACGCGAGTTTCTTTATGTCGCCGATGCTGCAGAAGGGATTGTCCGAGCGGCCGAACGCATTGATGATCCTTCGCCAATCAATCTTGGTTCAGGGCAGGTGCTGACAATTCAGGACCTCGTTGAAGTTTTGGCAAAAGCTTGTCGCTTTGATGGTAACATCAGTTGGAATGCCACATATCCCGACGGACAACCACAACGACATCTTGATTCCACGCGAGCAACTCAGCTTTTAGATTGGAAGGCCAGTACATCTCTTGAGTATGGCTTGGAAACCACTGTCGAATGGTACTGCCGTCAAGTTGGCTTACCACAGTAG
- a CDS encoding glycosyltransferase family 25 protein, whose translation MEYARAFVIVSDDRYFPGLQAALGSIHAYYGQEIRVFVVGHGLTAPQVESLKNHPLGSAITLLRTQDFASRPSGCWEAKQLCLSELVASVRTVCLMDADLILLSRVDDIFELAEQGKIISSRDGEGMQFGPEYQVYSPALVGPRQDYINSGFLIFDLRQHWDLVALWSFTARFAGYSPGKGWPFAFPGHGDQGVFNALLALQQKSDFLHALPENTWCNSAGWKEGRKVRVTHQEGNRLSVIHEPGGEQQRVLHSSGPKWWTDEGRTFFASAGDVLRCFDAMRKITEPTMGSNKNLGISSPEERSKPALSVCVAIKNRSKVSVGLESRELFPNCIRSLLSASAGGLKIELVVVDFQSDDWPLEEWFSNLVGDVAHQLITLREPFSRGRGLNVAASAARSDRLLFLDADMLVDNSVLERAYEVVNSGRVWLPICECVKSDGTFDSWGFLGNVACDREVWNAAGQIPEFYSWGGEDNLFADRLQSIKPGIREVSLGFRHQWHPESLRHAYYIRPAQSDFFRIDQQATSPVQQLWRLSAHHPEWQGEIQFFTTGRMGRPGGMFGSFQASAEQLTLHWDSGHSDTFRWDSTVQRYVHDLLDFWLEPFTSLESMDIERLLNRQVEALSLEETPKSFKHLTIPLPDLLSRRDLLPRILVFSSVGDRGIAVNSWLGISSARQDRPFDTAIVYYGNYPTGDWAQGLRARSCYFGRHRGGKIQNLSWLIKQHPTLLEDYDYVFVLDDDLRITPDMIGRVVRTAREFDLPICSPSHDWRGRISWLHMGARGSGRRAAEPPAGVELTNFVEVTCPLFETDALREYLNHFLWCGSELTGWGDDWLMTAACFQESRPFGVLHNITICNPKDRPGPNPQLREIDQLHAVEERLTAWKRVKQRLGGRLPVTEEVRTWLPRPRLRCVNLPRATERRKKITCEWIDGLGFPIKFFPAFDRRELEKGRSFFQYEDSAAINKIGRPLTAGEIACASSHALVIREEMEFTGPEGVIILEDDVTPRWGAVDLFERLKTAAAALPGVEAIACHEALDSWERGESCGEAVRALSPPWGTHITWYSHAGLCRAYESLIKFDQPADWIWREFCSRGAYALLDPPIAQHRGDSTYVGNDFRGMVRPYRE comes from the coding sequence ATGGAGTACGCCCGCGCGTTCGTCATCGTTTCCGACGATCGATACTTCCCCGGACTTCAAGCCGCACTGGGAAGTATCCACGCCTACTACGGACAAGAGATCCGTGTCTTCGTCGTCGGTCATGGACTGACGGCACCGCAGGTGGAGTCACTGAAGAACCACCCGCTGGGATCCGCCATTACCTTGCTCCGCACCCAGGACTTCGCCTCCCGGCCCAGCGGATGTTGGGAAGCCAAGCAGCTCTGCCTCAGCGAGCTGGTTGCGTCCGTGCGCACCGTCTGTCTGATGGACGCCGATCTGATCCTTCTCTCGCGGGTGGACGACATCTTCGAACTGGCGGAGCAGGGAAAAATCATCTCCTCGCGCGACGGAGAGGGGATGCAGTTCGGGCCCGAATACCAGGTTTACTCACCCGCTCTGGTGGGGCCGCGGCAGGACTACATCAACTCGGGATTTCTCATATTCGATCTTCGCCAGCACTGGGATCTCGTCGCCCTGTGGTCGTTCACGGCTCGCTTCGCCGGTTACTCCCCCGGCAAGGGTTGGCCCTTCGCATTTCCGGGACATGGGGATCAGGGGGTCTTCAACGCACTGCTGGCCCTCCAACAAAAGTCTGATTTTCTGCATGCTCTTCCGGAAAACACTTGGTGCAACTCTGCTGGATGGAAAGAGGGGCGAAAGGTCCGCGTTACACATCAGGAGGGGAACCGCTTGAGTGTGATTCATGAACCTGGCGGAGAACAGCAGCGAGTTCTGCACAGTTCTGGCCCTAAGTGGTGGACAGACGAAGGTCGCACTTTCTTCGCATCTGCTGGTGATGTCCTGCGATGTTTTGATGCTATGCGAAAGATCACCGAGCCAACGATGGGCTCAAACAAAAACCTTGGAATCAGTTCTCCCGAGGAGAGGTCAAAACCTGCGTTGAGTGTTTGTGTGGCGATCAAAAATCGCTCGAAAGTAAGTGTCGGGCTAGAAAGTCGGGAATTATTTCCCAACTGTATCCGCAGTCTGCTCAGTGCGTCGGCTGGCGGCTTGAAAATTGAACTCGTCGTGGTGGATTTTCAGTCGGACGATTGGCCACTCGAAGAGTGGTTCTCAAATTTGGTGGGTGACGTTGCTCATCAGTTAATCACTTTGCGGGAACCTTTTTCACGGGGGCGGGGACTCAATGTTGCAGCATCTGCTGCACGATCTGATCGATTGCTGTTTCTCGATGCCGACATGCTTGTTGACAATTCTGTGCTTGAAAGAGCCTACGAGGTCGTCAATTCTGGTCGAGTCTGGCTTCCCATCTGCGAATGTGTGAAGTCCGATGGAACCTTCGACAGTTGGGGTTTTTTGGGGAACGTGGCCTGTGATCGGGAAGTTTGGAATGCAGCAGGTCAGATTCCCGAGTTTTACAGTTGGGGCGGTGAAGACAATCTGTTTGCAGATCGCTTGCAATCCATCAAGCCGGGCATTCGCGAAGTCAGTCTCGGTTTCCGACATCAATGGCATCCCGAGTCGTTGCGACATGCTTACTACATTCGCCCTGCTCAGAGCGACTTCTTTCGAATAGATCAACAGGCTACAAGCCCAGTCCAGCAATTGTGGCGACTCTCAGCACATCACCCGGAATGGCAGGGAGAGATACAGTTCTTCACAACTGGACGAATGGGGCGTCCGGGAGGAATGTTTGGTAGTTTCCAGGCCTCTGCCGAACAACTGACCTTGCACTGGGATTCGGGACATTCTGATACATTTCGGTGGGATTCCACTGTCCAAAGATATGTGCATGATCTGCTGGATTTTTGGTTGGAACCTTTCACTTCTCTGGAATCCATGGATATAGAACGTCTTTTGAACCGCCAAGTTGAAGCATTATCCCTAGAAGAAACTCCTAAGTCGTTTAAGCACCTCACAATACCACTTCCGGATCTACTCTCGCGCCGCGATCTTTTGCCTCGAATTCTGGTCTTTAGTTCTGTTGGTGATCGGGGAATTGCTGTTAACTCGTGGCTGGGGATCTCTTCTGCACGACAGGATCGACCGTTTGATACAGCCATCGTCTATTATGGCAACTATCCGACCGGTGACTGGGCACAGGGACTCCGCGCACGCTCCTGCTATTTTGGGCGTCATCGTGGGGGTAAAATTCAAAATCTCTCTTGGCTAATAAAGCAGCATCCCACTTTGCTTGAAGATTATGACTACGTATTCGTTCTTGACGACGACTTACGCATTACGCCGGATATGATTGGGCGCGTGGTGCGAACGGCCCGGGAATTCGATCTCCCCATCTGTTCACCTAGCCACGACTGGAGAGGAAGGATTTCCTGGCTCCACATGGGAGCCCGCGGAAGTGGTCGCCGGGCTGCTGAACCTCCTGCTGGAGTGGAGTTAACCAATTTCGTCGAAGTGACTTGCCCGCTCTTTGAGACAGATGCTCTTCGCGAATATCTGAATCACTTCCTCTGGTGCGGTTCTGAATTAACCGGTTGGGGTGATGATTGGTTGATGACGGCGGCCTGTTTCCAAGAGAGTCGTCCCTTTGGCGTGCTTCACAACATCACAATTTGTAATCCCAAAGATCGGCCAGGACCCAACCCCCAGCTTCGTGAAATTGATCAACTGCATGCGGTGGAAGAGAGGCTGACAGCCTGGAAGCGAGTCAAGCAACGATTGGGTGGCCGCCTTCCCGTCACAGAAGAAGTTCGCACGTGGCTACCTCGCCCACGCCTCCGCTGTGTCAATCTTCCACGAGCCACTGAGCGGAGAAAGAAGATCACTTGTGAATGGATCGATGGATTAGGATTCCCCATTAAGTTCTTTCCGGCATTTGATCGGCGGGAATTGGAAAAAGGCCGAAGTTTTTTCCAATACGAGGATTCAGCTGCCATCAACAAGATCGGACGCCCACTTACAGCAGGAGAAATTGCTTGTGCAAGTTCACATGCTCTGGTAATACGTGAAGAAATGGAGTTCACGGGTCCTGAAGGAGTCATAATCCTCGAAGACGATGTGACGCCTCGATGGGGTGCTGTCGATCTTTTCGAGCGATTGAAAACTGCTGCCGCTGCCTTACCTGGTGTCGAAGCCATCGCCTGTCATGAAGCTTTGGATTCTTGGGAACGAGGTGAAAGCTGCGGAGAAGCCGTTCGAGCCCTGAGTCCACCCTGGGGAACGCATATCACTTGGTATAGCCACGCTGGCCTCTGTCGAGCCTATGAGTCGCTCATCAAGTTCGATCAACCTGCGGACTGGATCTGGCGAGAGTTCTGCTCGCGGGGAGCTTACGCTCTCCTCGATCCGCCAATCGCCCAACATCGGGGCGACTCGACTTATGTGGGAAATGATTTTCGCGGAATGGTGCGACCCTATCGGGAGTAG